From a region of the Triticum aestivum cultivar Chinese Spring chromosome 7D, IWGSC CS RefSeq v2.1, whole genome shotgun sequence genome:
- the LOC123167739 gene encoding agglutinin isolectin 3-like, with protein sequence MKGLLLCALALAFAAVTTHAQLQSCPTRCGKQADGIECPNNLCCSKDGYCGLGVAYCSAGAGCQSGACYDNKICGTQANGTLCPNNHCCGLGGRCGYGREYCSNGCQNGLCWADLKCGHLDNGKLCPNNLCCSQYGYCGLGPEFCGAGCQNGACSTDKPCGNKANGAPCTNNYCCSQYGSCGLGKDYCGTGCQNGACN encoded by the coding sequence ATGAAGGGCCTCTTGCTGTGCGCGCTCGCGCTTGCCTTTGCCGCGGTGACCACCCATGCCCAGCTGCAGTCCTGCCCTACGCGCTGCGGCAAGCAGGCCGACGGCATTGAGTGCCCCAACAACCTCTGCTGCAGCAAGGATGGATACTGCGGCCTGGGCGTCGCCTACTGCAGCGCTGGTGCCGGGTGCCAGAGCGGCGCCTGCTACGACAACAAGATCTGCGGCACGCAGGCCAACGGCACACTGTGCCCTAACAACCACTGTTGTGGCTTAGGTGGTCGCTGCGGCTACGGTAGAGAATACTGCAGCAACGGCTGCCAGAACGGTCTTTGCTGGGCTGATCTCAAGTGTGGCCACCTGGACAATGGTAAGCTATGCCCCAACAACCTCTGCTGCAGCCAATACGGTTACTGTGGCCTAGGACCGGAGTTCTGTGGTGCTGGCTGCCAAAACGGCGCCTGCAGCACAGACAAGCCATGTGGCAACAAGGCTAATGGTGCACCATGCACCAACAACTATTGTTGCAGCCAGTATGGGTCTTGTGGTCTTGGCAAGGACTACTGTGGTACCGGCTGCCAGAATGGCGCATGCAACTAA
- the LOC123167738 gene encoding uncharacterized protein, whose protein sequence is MKGLLLCALALAFAAVTTHAQLQSCPTRCGKQADGMECPNNLCCSKDGYCGLGVDYCSTGAGCQSGACYDNKICGAQANGTLCPNNHCCGSGGRCDHGSEYCSNGCQNGPCWANLKCGHLDNASMVTVAWDRSSVVLAAKTALAARTSRVATRLMVQHAPTTIVAACMGLVGLARITVVRAARAAHATSVTVVELDEPTEYDILWKCTANGQYSTASAYKAQFLRMVLSPIHRMVWKAWAPPKVKFFAWLALQDRIWTADRLVKRG, encoded by the exons atgaagGGCCTCTTGCTGTGCGCGCTCGCACTTGCCTTTGCTGCGGTTACCACCCACGCCCAGCTGCAGTCCTGCCCGACACGTTGCGGCAAGCAGGCCGACGGCATGGAGTGCCCCAACAACCTCTGCTGCAGCAAGGATGGGTACTGCGGCCTGGGCGTCGACTACTGCAGCACTGGCGCCGGCTGCCAGAGCGGCGCCTGCTATGACAACAAGATCTGCGGCGCGCAGGCCAATGGCACACTGTGCCCTAACAACCACTGTTGTGGCTCGGGTGGTCGCTGCGACCACGGTAGTGAATACTGCAGCAATGGCTGCCAGAACGGTCCTTGCTGGGCTAATCTCAAGTGTGGCCACCTGGACAATG CCAGTATGGTTACTGTGGCCTGGGACCGGAGTTCTGTGGTACTGGCTGCCAAAACGGCGCTTGCAGCACGGACAAGCCGTGTGGCAACAAGGCTAATGGTGCAGCATGCACCAACAACTATTGTTGCAGCCTGTATGGGTCTTGTGGGCTTGGCAAGGATTACTGTGGTACGGGCTGCCAGAGCGGCGCATGCAACTAGTGTTACTGTG GTCGAACTCGATGAGCCCACCGAGTACGACATCCTATGGAAGTGCACGGCTAATGGGCAATACTCGACGGCATCCGCATACAAGGCGCAATTTCTACGAATGGTTCTCTCACCCATACATAGAATGGTTTGGAAGGCTTGGGCTCCTCCAAAAgtcaagttctttgcttggttGGCTCTACAAGATAGAATTTGGACCGCTGATAGATTGGTGAAGCGTGGATGA